Genomic window (Rathayibacter sp. VKM Ac-2760):
CCAGGCCGGCCGCGCCGAGCACCGCCGCCCCGGCGTAGCTCGCGGCGCGGTGCCGGATCATCCAGATCTGCGGCGTCATCGTGTGCGCCCGGTCGCTGAAGAGACCGCGAGCGCCGTGGTCGCCGGCGACCGGCTCGTAGACGTTGTTCGGCAGCATCGGCTCCGTCTTGTCCGGTGCCTGCTGACCGTCGTACGCGCTGCGGGCGAGGAACCAGTCCATGAAGGCGCCGGCGAAGCGGTCGCCGAGGATGGTGCCCGCGGTCGGCTCGCCGACCCAGGTGCGCCGGCGCGGCTTGTCGGCGACGTCCGCGATCGCGATGGCGCCCACCTCCGGCTGGTAGATCGGCGGCACCGGCTGGGGGTGGTGCGGCAGCTGCGACTTCACCCAGTTGAACTGGATCGTGTTGAGCGCCGGCATGTCGACCTCCGAGAGCCGGATGCGGCTCTTGGCGTGCAGCAGCTCGGCGGTCACCGACTCGGTGAAGCCGCGGGCGCCGAACTTCGAGGCGCAGTACGCGGCCTGCAGCGGGATGCCGCGGTGCGCGAGCGCCGAGCCGACCTGGATGACGTGCCCGCGACCGCGCGGGGTCATCCGCGAGAGCGCTGCCCGGGTGCCGTTGACGAAGCCGAAGAAGTTGACCGCCACTGCACGCTCGAAGTCGGCGGGCTCGGTGCTGAGGAACTCGCCGAAGACGCCGACCATCGCGTCGTTGACCCACAGCTCGATCGGCCCGAGCTCGGCCTCGATCCGGTCGGCGGCCGACTCGACGGCCTCGCGATCGGCGACGTCGGTCGGGATGGTCAGCCCGCGCCGGCCGGCCTGCTCGATCTCGGCGAGCGTGGCCGCGAGTCCGTCCTCGCCGCGGGCGAGCACGGCCACGTCCCAGCCGCGGGAGGCGAGCTCGCGCACGGTCGCGCGACCGAGACCGGCGGTGCCGCCCGTGACGACGGCGACGCCGCGGCTCACGCGCGGACTCCGGGGGCGGGGTGGCGGGGGTGCTGCGTCATGGGTCGGACTCCTTCGTGAGGGCGCCGGTTGCGTCGTCGGTCGTGTCCCACGCTAGGGCGGAGGCGGTGCGCACCGCGCGGGGTTGCGCCGGGTCGGTGGAAGGATCGTGTCCGGAGCGCCTGGGGAGGAGCCGCAGCCGCCTCTCGATCCGTCCAGCCCTCGCCCAGAGACCGTCCAGACGGCCGGGCCAGACTGACCGCCGCCGCGCCTCCTGCGCACCCGCCTCTCGACGACCGGATCGACCATGAACGCACTCCTCGAGCTGAGCCTCGTCTCCGGACCGGTGGTGATCGCGGTCTACGCGGTCGGGGCGCTCGCCCTCCTCCTGCTGATCCGCGCCTTCGCCCGCTCGGGTCCTCGTCGCCGCCGCCGCCGCCTGCTGCTCGCCGTCGGCGTGCTGCTGCTGGGGCTCCTCCTCGGCTGGGGCCTCGCCGGTCTGCTCGGCGGCGCCGGCGGTCCCTTCGGCGTCGACTTCACCCCCGTCACCCGGGTCTGGATCGGCCTCGGCCTCGGCGGCCTCGCCCTCGTCCTCGTGACCCTCGCGCACGCCCTCGCGCACCGGCACTGGAGGCGGGCGCTCGCCTCGGTGCTCGCCGGCGCCCTGGTGCTGATCACCGCCGCGATGACCGTCAACATCGACTTCGGCCAGTACCCGACCGTCCGCAGCGCCCTCGGCATCAGCGCCTACCCGACGGTGGACGAGCCGATCGCGACACCCGCCGGCGAGCACACCTCGATCCAGGACTGGACCGCCCCCGCCGGCATGCCGGCCGTCGGCAGCGTCAGCACCGTCGCGATCCCGGCCACGAAGTCCGGCTTCGCCGCGCGCGACGCCGTCGTCTACCTCCCGCCGGCGGCCCTCACCGACGACCCGCCGCTCCTGCCCGTGATGGTGATGCTCTCGGGCCAGCCCGGCTCGCCGTCCGATCCGCTCTCGACGGAGAACCTGCAGAAGACCCTCGACGACTACGCGGCCGCGCACGCCGGCCTCGCCCCGATCGTGGTGTCGCCCGATCAGCTCGGCGACCCCTCGGCGAACCCGATGTGCATCGACTCGCCGCTGGGGAACTCGGCGACCTACCTCACCATCGACGTGCCGAACTGGATCCGCGCCACCCTGCCCGTCCTCACCGACGCGCACGACTGGGCGATCGGCGGGCTCTCGCAGGGCGGCACCTGCGCGATCCAGCTCGGGGCGGGCTACCCGCAGCTCTTCGGCAACATCATCGACGCGTCCGGCGAGCTCGCGCCGACGCTCGGCGACGACGCGACGACGATCCAGCAGGGCTTCGGCGGCGACGCCTCGGCCTACGAGGCGGCGAAGCCCGCCACGATCCTCGCGAAGAACGCCCCCTACAAGGACTCGTTCGCGGTCTTCGGCGTCGGCGCGAACGACACCTCGTTCCTCGCCGGAGTCCAGACGCTGCACGCCGCCGCGCAGGCCGCCGGGATGGACACCACCTACCTCGAGGTGCCCGACAGCGCGCACGACGTGACGGCCTGGTCGACCACGTTCGACAAGGGTCTGGAGCTGCTGGCGGCGCGCTGGAACCTGGTGCCCGCCGCCTAGGCGCGGGTCGCGGCCTCGACCGCCGCGGCCACTCCCCCGCTCCACGGCGCCCCGTGCCCCGGCAGCACCCAGCCGGCCCCGGTCGGCAGCAGGCGCTGCAGCGAGGCGAGCGCCTGCTCCGGCTCGTCGGTGAACGGCGCCGGAGCCGGCCCGGTCGCGCCGGTGAGCACGTGCCGGGTGGTCATTCCGTCGCCGACGAAGACCGCGTCGACCAGCGGCACGTGCACCGCGATGCTGCCCGCGGAGTGGCCCGGCAGCCCGATGATCCGCGGCGCCCCGGGCAGGTCGAGCGTCTCGCCGTCCTGCACCGTCACGACCTCGGTCAGCGGCGGCACGCGCGCCCCGCCCTTCCGCAGGAAGTAGGAGAGGAAGCCGGCCAGCGCGCCGAGCCTCATCGACTGCTTGCCGTTCGCGGGCTTCTTCCCTCCCTTCGCCCGCTCGGCGTCGGCCTCGTGCACGAAGACGGGCACGCCGTGCTCGCGTCGCAGCCGCTCGGCGAAGCCGATGTGGTCGGAGTCGCCGTGGGTGAGGATCACGCCCTTCACGTCGTCGACGGAGCGGCCCATCGCGCGCAGCTCGGCGAGCAGCTCTCGCCAGAGGCCGGGCAGCCCGGCGTCGATCAGGAGCACCCCCTCGGGCGCCTCGACGAGGTAGGCGGCGACGACGTCCGAGCCGATGCGGTGCAGGTGGGGTGCGAGTTCCATGATGGCTACGGTAGCTAGCCATCATGGCTACTGTCAATAGCTATAGTGGAGGGCATGCCGACTCCCGAGCGCACCACCCTCGAGGCGATCGTCCGCGCCGCCGCCCTGATCCTGGAGGAGGAGGGGCTCGCCGGCGTCACGATGCAGGCCGTCGCCCAGCGCGTCGGCGTCCGCGCGCCCTCCCTCTACAAGCGGGTCGAGGGCCGCGACACCCTGCTCCGCCTGGTCGCGGAGGCGGCGCTGCACGAGGTCGCCGAGCGCCTGGCCCCGCTCACCGCCGCCGAGGAGCTCGCCGCCGCCCTGCGCGCCTTCGGCCGCGAGCGCCCCGCCGCCTTCCTCCTGGTGATGGCCCCCGGGCCCGGCACCCCGCTCGCGCGGCAGGAGTTCCGCGACGCGGCGAGCGCCTCCCTCCTCCGCGTCACCGCCGAGCTCGCGGGCGAGGAGCACGCGCTCGAGGCTGCGCGGACACTGACGGCCTGGACCACCGGCTTCATCGGC
Coding sequences:
- a CDS encoding MBL fold metallo-hydrolase, coding for MELAPHLHRIGSDVVAAYLVEAPEGVLLIDAGLPGLWRELLAELRAMGRSVDDVKGVILTHGDSDHIGFAERLRREHGVPVFVHEADAERAKGGKKPANGKQSMRLGALAGFLSYFLRKGGARVPPLTEVVTVQDGETLDLPGAPRIIGLPGHSAGSIAVHVPLVDAVFVGDGMTTRHVLTGATGPAPAPFTDEPEQALASLQRLLPTGAGWVLPGHGAPWSGGVAAAVEAATRA
- a CDS encoding TetR/AcrR family transcriptional regulator, with the translated sequence MPTPERTTLEAIVRAAALILEEEGLAGVTMQAVAQRVGVRAPSLYKRVEGRDTLLRLVAEAALHEVAERLAPLTAAEELAAALRAFGRERPAAFLLVMAPGPGTPLARQEFRDAASASLLRVTAELAGEEHALEAARTLTAWTTGFIGMEINGAFTLGGDVESAWRFGLTRVVAALELSGAGAPTPRPRGSAGGSPRAH
- a CDS encoding SDR family oxidoreductase — its product is MSRGVAVVTGGTAGLGRATVRELASRGWDVAVLARGEDGLAATLAEIEQAGRRGLTIPTDVADREAVESAADRIEAELGPIELWVNDAMVGVFGEFLSTEPADFERAVAVNFFGFVNGTRAALSRMTPRGRGHVIQVGSALAHRGIPLQAAYCASKFGARGFTESVTAELLHAKSRIRLSEVDMPALNTIQFNWVKSQLPHHPQPVPPIYQPEVGAIAIADVADKPRRRTWVGEPTAGTILGDRFAGAFMDWFLARSAYDGQQAPDKTEPMLPNNVYEPVAGDHGARGLFSDRAHTMTPQIWMIRHRAASYAGAAVLGAAGLVGAVAALRRK
- a CDS encoding alpha/beta hydrolase-fold protein: MNALLELSLVSGPVVIAVYAVGALALLLLIRAFARSGPRRRRRRLLLAVGVLLLGLLLGWGLAGLLGGAGGPFGVDFTPVTRVWIGLGLGGLALVLVTLAHALAHRHWRRALASVLAGALVLITAAMTVNIDFGQYPTVRSALGISAYPTVDEPIATPAGEHTSIQDWTAPAGMPAVGSVSTVAIPATKSGFAARDAVVYLPPAALTDDPPLLPVMVMLSGQPGSPSDPLSTENLQKTLDDYAAAHAGLAPIVVSPDQLGDPSANPMCIDSPLGNSATYLTIDVPNWIRATLPVLTDAHDWAIGGLSQGGTCAIQLGAGYPQLFGNIIDASGELAPTLGDDATTIQQGFGGDASAYEAAKPATILAKNAPYKDSFAVFGVGANDTSFLAGVQTLHAAAQAAGMDTTYLEVPDSAHDVTAWSTTFDKGLELLAARWNLVPAA